CACTAGGCGCACCGATCATGGCCGGGTAGTATTCAGGCGTGCCATCTGTGTTGTAAATGGTAACAGCCCCCTCAAACAAGCTCCCTTGAGCCGTGCTCATGACCGAGCTGACGCAGTAGCCAATCTGTCCCACATTGGCGCCGCTGTTGTTGTGATACAGATAGAGCCAAGCATCGTTGTTGTCGTCCAGGTACATCATCGCGCTCACCCAGCCGTCGAGCGTCGTGACCGTTGTCGTTCCCATCGGCGACCAGAGCGAATGATCGGAATCGTAGACGCAGTAGAGCAGCTCTCCCGGATTCGAAGCCAGCTGGAAGAAGACGTTGAGCTTACCGGTATCTGACACCGCATAGGCCGAGGGTGAGTCGGTGACGAAAATGCCAGACACTGCGGCCTGCGTCCAGGTGGTGCCGTCGGCGCCCAGAGTGCAATACATCAGCGGCATACCACTGCCGGTGTCGGCGCCGGCATATACAACGAACAGCTGACTGTTGCCGGATGAGTCAGTGACGACGCACGCTGACGGAGAACCGGACATGATGACGCTCGAGGACATCAGGCCACCTGGAATCACTTGGGTGGGCCCAGACCAGGTGCCGTTCGAGCCCGACAGGCATGAGTACCAGAGCGTGCCGCAATCACCGCCCCCTTGGTAGAAGACATAAAGGTCGCTGTTGAACACCACCGCCGAAGGCGATCCGGAAAGCAGCGCATCACTTAGTACGAAAGGTTCACTCCATTCCATAGAACCCGCTGGCATCGGATCGGCGCACTTCGTGCAGTACAGGCCGCTGCTCTCGAAATCCTGATAGAACAGGAAAACCTGGCTGTCATAGAACGCCATGGACGGTGAACCACTTGCAATGACGCCGGGAATCGGGGTCGGCTCGCTGGGGAAGTTCCAGCCAACTGGCCCTCCGCCACTCGCAAACATGCCTTGCGATGAATTGAAGGCCACGATCGCCCCTGAGGGAATGCCGGGATTGTCTATCGATACCGGAAGCACGGCAGGTGAACCTGTCGACGCGACAAAAGGAGGGGCGGTGGATGGCACTGTCTCCGAGACTGGAGTTGGCAGCGAATTGCCGCTAGTCCACTTCCCCCCCTCGTAGACTGCGTACTGAAACTCCGAGGAGTTGGGCGTATAGGATAAATAGAAAAGCCAGGGCTGGGGTGCTGCAAAGCCCGGCAGATCAACCGCAAGCAGGAATGCACCAAAGACCCCGGTATTTTGATATTGAACCCATTCGTCCTCGGGTGGGAAGGGCGTTGCCTGCGAGATTGGGCACGCGTCTTCGCCCAAGGATGAAACAAACGCCGCAGTGATAGTGTCGCCCGGGGAACTGCTCCCTGGGGAATTCACAGTGCTGAAATAAATGTTCGGGACGGCCGTCAGGGTGTTGTTGAACGACTCGGGCGGAAATACGGCAAGAGTCGTTCCGTACCTTCCATCGAGGGTACTGACACTTGGCAGCGGCACGGGGGACGTCCAAGTGTTGCCGTCGAACGTGGTATACGAAATGTCCCAGTTACCCGCGTCATTCCGCATTTCGAAAAAAAGATAAACGAGTGGATCGGTAGCATTGGATGGTGTTTGGACAATGGCGTTAGTCGTGTACACACCTAGCGGCACATTGGGGACCGTCACAGGTGCACTAAATCCCCCTGTTTGGTCGGGGTAGACTATGTAACTTGATTGTGAGTAGCCACTCTCCGTGGAAGCCCAACTAGCCGTATAGAAGATATAGATCTGCTCTGAGCTGGCCCCAGGTGCCGCATACACAATGGGTGATAATGCTACGGATATTTCGCCTACAGCGGCACCTAAGCCTTCGGGGGCGATATCAACCCATGTCTGGCCGTCTACCGTGGCTACGCAGCCGATGTCCGAGGAGTATTGCACGCCGCTGCCAGCCTTGGGATAGAACACAAAAAGCTGTTCTGTTTGCGCGTCGGGCGGCGTGAATACGACCGGATAGGCTCCGCATGTTCCTCCACCCGTGCTGACCTCAAGCCCTGTGTAGGCGCCCGCATCGGCCATGAGAGTGGTATTGACATCGGGCAACAATGTGAGCTGCGACCATGCAGTGCCATCAAACGTGGTGTACCAGATCTGTCCGGTTTGCCCAACGTTACCCGGTGCACCGCCATAGAAAGCGTACACTTTGCCGCCGAACATGACCGCCGAGATAGCGGTAGGGGCGACACTGGGACCTTGCACAGGGGGGGGTGGCGGAGACGGTGTCATTTCGCAGAGCTGATCCGCTCCGACGGTGCCGTATATCCTCGCGGTATAGTAGGGATAACCGCCCGTTCCGCCCGTCGATGTGTACAGTGCTTGCCCCTGATAGAAGCTGTACATTGTGCTCCCGTCCACTACAACGGATGGCAATGAATAGACATTGCCAACATTGGGCACACTCGCATATGGCGACCAATACATCGTAGTGTTCAGCTGATTAACACCTCCAGCGATAGCATCACTAACCACATTGCCGAAAAAATCCGACGCCATGTCGGACCACCCTTTCTCCCCTGTCCCTATAGCGATGCCATAGTTAACGGCCTCCAGGGTGTCTTTGACTGCTTTGTAGATGATAGGCATAACGTTCCTCGACCTGTTCTGGAGAATGACTGCCATCGGTTAAAAATGCGGGTCAGGTGTGAATTCAGGTCATGTGCCTGGACAAAACGCATACATCGTGTTGTCACAGGCCGACCGTCAGCGGGCTGTTCATGATTTGATGGGCACGAACGCCTGCCAAACGGGTTTTCAAATGAGCTGCCCGATCGCATTTCCTATTTTTTTACCGATCCAAATGCACAGTCCTTGTCCGTAGGGGCCAGATAAGCGTCCATAGTGGCGCTCATAAAGTTCCCCTTGAAGATGATGGATGTATCTAATTGAGGGCACATCCGTGATGAATGGACGGCGTTGCGTCCATGTAGAGTCAAACTTATCGATGAAACTCAGCTCTCACACTGCGCTGCTCTGCGTCAACCACAGTGCCTGTCCACCCAACAGATCCGTTTGCGTCATGTCATCATCGATACCGATGCCATTCACGGGATTTTGAACAAGGGTTTGAACCATCTGATACCCCCGCACAGCAACTGTCGGCACCTCGCTGCAGGACTGCCAATAGTGTTCAAAAGGCAAATCGTAGAGCTGTTGCCCGCTCAACACAGCATTAGCGCCGACATACAGCCCCGGCACATAGCCAGCAGCCGATACTGCGTTGTACCAGGCCGTGCAGTAATTAATGACGTTCTGTGCAGTTACGCTGGCCGCCACCCCCTCAAGGTCGCACCACACGTTCAAGCCCGGTGGCAGGCCGATGGTATCGGCGTTAGTCACAGCGTTGTTGCCGTGAGTCTGCCCGACGCTCTGGGACGGAGACCAGCCAGGGGCGTCGACGTGCTGAACGACCATCAAGGCGAGTCCTGATGCCAGAATGTCATTGGCCTCGCTCGATGACAGATCCCCTGCACCCTGGCTGTCACCGAGAGATAGATAGCGGATGCAGAATGTGTAGCCCTGCGCCGCGAATTGCTGAGCTGTGGCGGATGAAATCACCGTATCAGCGTCAAATCCGCGGGAGTTGGCTGGAGCGCTTTGGATATTTCCGGAAAGTGACATCGTGTATTTCCTCTTCCTTAAGGTAATTGAAAGTCGCTATTTCTTTGTGCTGTTGGAATGCCCCCAATCACTATCGCTGAGCCCTCCAGGCCCGACGGCGTGAACAGTGCAAGCCGCCGCCGAGAGGGTTTCCTTCCTTCGGTAGGCGGGCTTATCCGGGACATTCGGCGCGTTCATCTGGTTCATCAAAAGGCTAGGAAACGAGAGCCGCGAGTTTCAGAGGCTCAGGAAATCTCCTTCAGAATTCCCCTGCGAGATCAAACGCTAAGCAAGGCTAGTACAGCCCGAAAAAGTCGCTTATAACATTACGAAATTAAAATGCACGAGACCTCTATTCGGCGCCGTGATGAGCACCCCGACATAAGTCCAGACCTCACCCTGATTAAGTTAAGTTTGATGGTGTTGATTTGTTAAAAGGCAGTGGCACCCACCACTGCACTAGGCTATATCAGGTTACTGCGCGTATATGCCTTCAATCCGGATCGCAGTTTTGTCCGGGATATTGGGCAACCCCCGGATCAACCAAAGGGAAGCACGCAGATGGACCGTATCACAGCGAAAGATTTTGCCCCTGAACTGCTCGAACTCTACGACTACTACGCCCACGGCAAAATCAACCGGCGAGAGTTTCTTGATCGTGCGGCGCTGTTCACCTTGGGCGGCTTGACAGCCACAGCCCTCCTCGCCGCCCTGAGCCCGAATTATGCGCTGGCCGAACAGGTGCAATTTACCGACCCGGACATCACCGCCGAGTACATCACTTACCCTCACCCAAGGGTCACGGGCAGGTTCGTAACGACTCCACGCCTCGATACGATGATGCCGCCGCCAGGCTTGCCTGGGACGGGACACTGGCCTGGTTTCGGCGTTACCTGATTTAAATGTGTGAATAATGGCGATAACGAACTTAACGCTTATGAAGAAGTCACTTAACCTATCTTTCTTCATCGCCAATCTTAAGATTGAAACCTGCGCCTTCTAACCAATCGCGATTAATAAAATAATATTAAAAATTACTCTTCCATTGCCCATTGCATATTTATCCGCGCCTGCTTAACTGCAAAAACTGCTGATGACAGCAGTGCCCGCAAAACACCACGGAAGGAATCGTTATGAGCAGTTCAACTCGCCATAGCATGCCCCCCTATGGGGTGGCCATCCAAAGCGCGATCAAGACCGGCGACCTGCCGCAAATGAAGACGCTGTTGAAACAACGCGATGCATCCACACCTGAAAACAAAGAGCTAAGTACCGCTTACGAGCAATTGGCTAAGGAAGTCGCACGCCTGGAAAAGCATTAACAGCTATTTCCGCTCCCCTTATTGCAATGGAGGCAATAACCATGTCTGGTTCTAATCAGCAATCTGTCGGTTTGTTCCCACTCGCCTACCGAATTGGTACTTCGATGCCGGGTGCACAAACTCTGGCACTCAATATTCTAGTCTTTACCCCTGATGAGACTGTCAACGGCACCGCTGCAATCACTCAGGCGACCAACCCGCCGCTGGATGTGCACTCCGATGTCTGGGGCGAATACACCTACCTGACGGTCATGTCACCCGGCGTCAGCAAAATCCTGATCACCGCACAAGGCAATCACGGCGGCCCGGGCTCGAATTCCATCGTGAATTTCAAGTTGCAACTGGTGGTGGGCACCGACTGGAAAGAAGGTATCGCCAACTATTCGTACTTGAATGGTCAGCAGTGGGTCGAGGTCAACAATGCTCCCGCCCATCTCATTGAGGCGGTGCCGTCCCACGTTTCCTTGCCGCCGTTGGAACCCGGCCCGGTGATTCCGCCGGAGTCGTCTTATCCGCCAATCATGCCGCTGTATGCCGCACCGATTCAAAGTGCAATGGCCAGCGGTGACCTGGCCCAGATGAAAAACCTGTCGCGCCTGGCCCAGCAGCAACTGGATCAGCAACCCCAACTGCAGACGGCGCTTGAAACGGCCAAGGAAGAAATCAGCCGGCAGGAACGCCGCTGACTCGACCACGAAATATGCCCGACTTGTCTTGAATACAAATAAGGGAGTAGCACCATGTCAATCGGACTTTTTCATACCCGCCTCAATGTCAGTAATCACCTGCTCGGCGCACCGGTTTTAACCCTGGATCTGCTGGTCGACACCGTAAAGAAAAAAGTCAGCGGGATTGCCAGTATTTCCCAAAGCACCTACCCGCCCCTGAACTTCCGTGCCCGTGTATGGGGTGAATACTCCGAGGCCAAACTTGTGCCGACGACGGAGAACCACATCATCCTCACCTTGGCCGGCAGCCCGAGCGGCCCTCTCAGCCAGATCGCCCAGACCTTCGGTCTGAAGGGCATTTTAGGCGGCGATTGGGCGAGCGGTTATGCCGACTACAAGTACGAGAATCAGGGTCAATGGCATTACGTGAAACACGCAGCGGTCAGCCAGGCTCCCGTTATTGTGCGCCCAGAGCATCCGCATCATGCGGTGCCGCTCTACGCCGTCGCGGTCCAACAAGCGCAAACCAGCGGTGACCTGGCACAACTGAAAGCCGTGGTCAGCCAGGGTGAACAGCAACTGGCCCACAGCGGTGCATTGCGTAATGCACTGGATCAGTTGAACGTTGAAATCGCCCGGCTGGAGGCCCGCTAACCCGTCGGCCAATGCCAGTCAGGCAAACACAATCCATGTGGGAGCGGCGGTGCGACGATTCGACTTGCTCGCGAAGGCGGCAGCACAGTCAAAATTAATGTCGCCTGACACACCGCTTTCGCGAGCAAGCCCGCTCCCACAGGGTTCCGCGCTTAACTGACTGGCCCGGCTCATTTCAATAACAAAAGGTAAATCCGGTCGCGCCACTGACACAGGGAAGGCGCGAACACTTCGATGGATTCGTGCCGCGCACGCGTTGTGCGCAAGGATTTTCCATGTCAGACAGTCGCCCTGCCCGCTACCTCAGTGAAACCGACCTCAAACGCTACGTGCCAGTGCATGTGGTCTGGGAAATCACCCTGGCCTGCGATCTCAAATGCCTGCACTGCGGCTCACGCGCCGGCCATCGACGCCCCGATGAATTGAACACCCGGGAATGCCTGGACGTCATCGATTCCCTGGCCGCCCTCGGTACCCGCGAGATCACGCTCATTGGTGGTGAAGCCTATTTACGCAAGGACTGGACGCAACTGATCCAGGCCATCCACGATCACGGCATGTATTGCGCCATACAAACCGGTGGACGCAACCTGACACCGGCGAAAATGCAGGCAGCGGTAGATGCCGGGCTCAATGGCGTCGGTGTTTCACTGGATGGATTGGCCCCGCTGCATGACGCGGTGCGCAATGTTCCGGGCTCCTTCGACAAGGCGGTAGACACCTTGCGACGGGCCAAACAGTCCGGACTTGCGGTGAGCGTCAACACCCAGATCGGCGCGGCCACGTTGCCCGATCTGCCCGAGTTGATGGACCTGATCATCGGCCTCGGCGCCACTCACTGGCAGATCCAGCTGACGGTCGCGATGGGCAATGCCGTCGATCACCCGGAGCTGTTACTGCAGCCTTATCAACTGCTGGAAGTGATGCCGTTGCTGGCGCGTCTGTATCGCGAAGGTGTCGACCGCGGCCTGCTGATGAACGTGGGCAACAACATTGGTTACTACGGCCCTTATGAACACATGTGGCGTGGTTTCGGCGACGAGCGCGTGCATTGGAGCGGCTGCGCCGCCGGCCAGACCGTGCTGGCGCTGGAAGCCGACGGCACCGTCAAGGGTTGCCCGTCATTGGCAACGGTGGGGTTTTCGGGCGGCAACGTACGGACCATGAGCCTGCACGATATCTGGCACTACAGCGAAGGTATGCACTTTGGCCGACTGCGCGGCGTCGAAGACCTGTGGGGTTACTGCCGAAGCTGTTACTACAACGACGTCTGCCGTGGCGGCTGCACCTGGACGTCACACTCCCTGCTCGGCAAACCCGGCAACAACCCCTACTGCCATTACCGCGCGCTGGACCTGCAAAAACGCGGGTTGCGCGAGCGCATCGTCAAACTCGAAGACGCGGCAAAGACCTCCTTCGCCGTCGGACGTTTTGACCTGATCACCGAACGCATCGACACCGGCGAGAAGGTCAATAGCGTCAGCGACAGCGGCCAGCTGATCAAACTGGCCTGGGCAAACCAGGGCCAGAAATCGCCGGACGAAGGACGTATTCCACCGCAGCTGGCGCTGTGTCGCGGTTGCTTGCAGTACATCCATGCACACGAAGTGACCTGCCCTCACTGCGACGCCGATGTCGCCGCCGCTGAAGCCGTGCACCAGACAGACCGTGCCCGGCAACAAGCGATTATCAACACCCTGACCGGCCTGCTGGGGATGCCGCAAAATACCTTGATGTGACCTTTGTCACGCACCAAAAAAACGCCATTCTGGGAATGGCGTTTTGTGCATTGGCGAATCGAAGACAGAGACATTCGGTGCGTATCAGATCGCCAAGATCGCAGCCTTCGGCAGCTCCTACAGTATTTGCGTACACCTGTAGGAGCTGCCGAAGGCTGCGATCTTTTGGGGCAGGCAACGCTTAACTGACTGCCATTTGCCAAGGCGGTCCTTGCGCAAATCTGGCCTCCAGCCATTCCTTGAATGCCATGAGCGTCGCCGGTGTGAACGCAGCGGATGCTCGCACCAGATAAATCCCGCCCTGGGCATCCAGATCCCACTCCGGCAGAACGCGAACCATCTGGCCGTTGGCGATTTCCCGGCTCATCAGCCACTCACCGGCGCCCAAAATACCGACACCAGCCTTGGCCGCGGCGAGCAATGCCTCGCCATCGTTCGAGGTCAAGGTGCCCCGGGTGATGATCTTATCCTGCCGATCACCCTTCGACAAACGCCATTCAGGAAACGCCGCAAGGCCGGTAAAGCCCAGGCAGTTGTGCTCGGTCAGTTCTTTCGGACGGGTCGGTAAGCCGTGCTGTTCGATGTAACTCGGTGAAGCGCAGAGAATGCGGCGATGCTCGCTGAGTTTCTTCGCGACCAGGCGGTTATCGTTCAATTCGCCGATACGAATCGCTGCATCGAATCCTTCACCAATGATGTCGACGACGCGATCGCTGTAGTCCACCTCGACGGAGACCAGTGGATGAGCCGCCAGAAATTCCGGCAACATCGACGCCAGCCACAGGCGCCCCATCGCAGCAGGAAAAGCCAGGCGCAAAACGCCACGAACCTGCGCCGCGCCCAGTGACGCTTCCTGTTCAGCCTCGATGATCAAACCCGTGGCGGAGCGCAGGCGTTCGACGAGACGGCTGCCGGCATCGGTCAACCGCACTTGTCGCGTCGTACGCTCCATCAGCCGCACGCCCAAGCGCTTTTCCATGGCTGCCAGGCGCTTTGAAATCACCGTCGGATGGCGTTGCAACAGACGTCCGGCAGCCACGAACGAATGCGCCGAGGCGACCGCGAGAAGCGCTGCAATTTCATCGATGTGGCGGCTGTCCAGTGGGTTCACGAAACACTCTTTTCTTCAGGTAAAAAACGATCAGGGCTTGAGGACGATCGCTCCGCGAGATTGACCACCTTCCAGATCGGCATGAGCCTTGGCCACATCGGCCAATGCATAGCGGCCCCAGATGCCGGGCTTGATTATGCCCGCCTCGACCGCAGCCAGTACATCCTCGGCCCGTTGCCGGTATTCAGCGATGTCAGCAGTGTGCGCGGCGAGTGAAGGACGGGTCAGGAACAACGAGCCCTTGGCATTGAGCGTCGCCAGTTCGACCGCTGTCGGCGCCCCGGAGGATGCCCCGAAAGAC
The window above is part of the Pseudomonas sp. B21-048 genome. Proteins encoded here:
- a CDS encoding DUF1906 domain-containing protein, with translation MSLSGNIQSAPANSRGFDADTVISSATAQQFAAQGYTFCIRYLSLGDSQGAGDLSSSEANDILASGLALMVVQHVDAPGWSPSQSVGQTHGNNAVTNADTIGLPPGLNVWCDLEGVAASVTAQNVINYCTAWYNAVSAAGYVPGLYVGANAVLSGQQLYDLPFEHYWQSCSEVPTVAVRGYQMVQTLVQNPVNGIGIDDDMTQTDLLGGQALWLTQSSAV
- a CDS encoding LysR family transcriptional regulator, encoding MNPLDSRHIDEIAALLAVASAHSFVAAGRLLQRHPTVISKRLAAMEKRLGVRLMERTTRQVRLTDAGSRLVERLRSATGLIIEAEQEASLGAAQVRGVLRLAFPAAMGRLWLASMLPEFLAAHPLVSVEVDYSDRVVDIIGEGFDAAIRIGELNDNRLVAKKLSEHRRILCASPSYIEQHGLPTRPKELTEHNCLGFTGLAAFPEWRLSKGDRQDKIITRGTLTSNDGEALLAAAKAGVGILGAGEWLMSREIANGQMVRVLPEWDLDAQGGIYLVRASAAFTPATLMAFKEWLEARFAQGPPWQMAVS
- a CDS encoding DUF1842 domain-containing protein, producing the protein MSGSNQQSVGLFPLAYRIGTSMPGAQTLALNILVFTPDETVNGTAAITQATNPPLDVHSDVWGEYTYLTVMSPGVSKILITAQGNHGGPGSNSIVNFKLQLVVGTDWKEGIANYSYLNGQQWVEVNNAPAHLIEAVPSHVSLPPLEPGPVIPPESSYPPIMPLYAAPIQSAMASGDLAQMKNLSRLAQQQLDQQPQLQTALETAKEEISRQERR
- a CDS encoding GDL motif peptide-associated radical SAM/SPASM maturase — protein: MSDSRPARYLSETDLKRYVPVHVVWEITLACDLKCLHCGSRAGHRRPDELNTRECLDVIDSLAALGTREITLIGGEAYLRKDWTQLIQAIHDHGMYCAIQTGGRNLTPAKMQAAVDAGLNGVGVSLDGLAPLHDAVRNVPGSFDKAVDTLRRAKQSGLAVSVNTQIGAATLPDLPELMDLIIGLGATHWQIQLTVAMGNAVDHPELLLQPYQLLEVMPLLARLYREGVDRGLLMNVGNNIGYYGPYEHMWRGFGDERVHWSGCAAGQTVLALEADGTVKGCPSLATVGFSGGNVRTMSLHDIWHYSEGMHFGRLRGVEDLWGYCRSCYYNDVCRGGCTWTSHSLLGKPGNNPYCHYRALDLQKRGLRERIVKLEDAAKTSFAVGRFDLITERIDTGEKVNSVSDSGQLIKLAWANQGQKSPDEGRIPPQLALCRGCLQYIHAHEVTCPHCDADVAAAEAVHQTDRARQQAIINTLTGLLGMPQNTLM
- a CDS encoding DUF1842 domain-containing protein, coding for MSIGLFHTRLNVSNHLLGAPVLTLDLLVDTVKKKVSGIASISQSTYPPLNFRARVWGEYSEAKLVPTTENHIILTLAGSPSGPLSQIAQTFGLKGILGGDWASGYADYKYENQGQWHYVKHAAVSQAPVIVRPEHPHHAVPLYAVAVQQAQTSGDLAQLKAVVSQGEQQLAHSGALRNALDQLNVEIARLEAR
- a CDS encoding DUF1843 domain-containing protein, producing the protein MSSSTRHSMPPYGVAIQSAIKTGDLPQMKTLLKQRDASTPENKELSTAYEQLAKEVARLEKH